The nucleotide window ATCAAGACTGGTGACAATACCATAGAAATTAAAGTAAGCAATACATGGGCCAATCGCCTGATAGGCGATATAAGCTTACCCCAGGAGAAACGCATTACCTGGACAACGGCACCTCTGAATTTGCTGGAAGGGAGGCCGCTGTTGAAGGCAGGATTAGAAGGTGCAGTAAAGATTTGGCAATAATGTCCAGGGCCTGTGCGTGAAGACACGCACAACCGCTGCAAAAATAATAGCGTCATAACCCAGTTGTCTCGGAGAGAATATGGGGTTATAGCCATTGGGGTTAATGGCCAGCCATTATGTGCCATAGATACGCTACCGTGTACAGCATCGCGGCCTCCAATATAAGCCATTACCATTTTTTAAACAGGAATAACTGTAACACAGGGAAGAGAAACAGGCGCTGCAAGCAATAAGATAAAAGGAACAATCAAGAGCAAATGCCTTGTTCCCATAAATGGGGCGAACAATAACAGAAACGAAGATAATGCTGCAATAACCAGTATAAGAATGGCTTGTGACGATCGCGCAAAAGTGGCTATACCTGGTGTCAGGAAGCCTCTGTAGGCGAACAGGAATATTACAAGTATGATAACGGCGCCATTCATAAAGAAGGAAATGTCCAGGGCTGTTGTTAAGTTTTTATCGCTAATACTATTGCTCCAATAATGCACAGTAGCAATCACTAAAAACAAGACAGCAATGCTATAAACTATATAATTGGAAAGCTTTTTCTTGAAGAAGTAAGACAGCATCAGGCCTCCAAATGTAGCAATGCATCCAAGCGAAGTAAAATAAGTCCATGCCCTGTCTGCGGGCTGCTTCTCATTCCCGGCCTTCTGCTTAATAAATGACTGTTCCCAAATTCGCAATAGTTCCATACCGTCCACAAAACCAGCAACACAACAGGTATCAATAACCAAAGAAGCTTTTTATATTCTTTCCTCAATAAAAATAACAAAGCAACCGCTCAATATGCGTAATACCGTGTATTTTATAAAAACGCCAACAGTCAGAAGTAAGACCGCGATGAAACTGCCCTTTTTGTTATGACTGGTTTGGGATATAACAAATAGTAAACGGCACCCATCAGCAAGGCCATAACAGGTATATCCGTCATCACGTTCTGGTTTACGACAAACGCGGGGCATAAACCCAGCAAGGCTACCGGCAGGAGCGGACGCCTTACCCGTAACAGAAGGCAGGCCTGGTAAATCAATACAATGTTAAAAAAGAGCATATTGGGATAAGTACACGCATTGCTACCTCACTAAAACGAAATACGGTAGACAGTCCCGCAATCATATAGAACAAAAGAGGTGGCTGGTTAGCCTTATACATGGGCTCAGGTTCGTAGTTATGCCATCTGATCATGCCCGACATCGGATGCAACGGATCACGGGCAATATGTTGTGCAGCTTCCAGGTGAAATCCGTCATCCATGTGGAATGCCTTCCCGATATTGATAGCAGTAAGAAAAAGCCAGATCAACGTAATAATCACGCCCGGCTTTCGAAAGTATTCCTGCAGTTTCATTGTTTTTTTGGTTAGAGGCTGTCGGGTGGTGTTTTATTGAAGTTGTACAATAATATCTTTCTTTCTTTCTACGGGTGATACCTCAAGCGAAACCATTTTTCCATCTTTCAGGGTGGCTTCTACTGTTGTTTGCTGAGGCGCATGTAATTTAAAATGTACATCCCACTCTTTGGGCCATGCGGGAAATAAATAGATCCTGTTATCTACGGTTTGCATGAGCATCTCCTGTAAACCTATCATACCGCTACCTCCCCAGTTATGATCGGGTACCCAGTCAAAACCAGGCCCCCAAAATGTGGGGAACCGCCGGTCGCTATTTTTTAGTTTAAGGCTGTTTAAACGTTTTGCTTCCTGTGTTAAACCCAGTCTTGCAGCAAATATATTATCCTGTTTCCATCCTACATGGCTGCGGAATTTAAGTGCGAAGCTATCATTCCAATAAGTATTTCTTGCTGTATCAAGCCCGGGCCGTCCCACTCCGTACAAGCCCCAGGGATAAACAGGATATAACTGTGAAGACTCTACATTATTCACACGGCTCCATACCGCTGCAGGGGCAATCGTGGGTTTGCCATTAAAAGCAGTGAATGGGATAGGAGGGATACGGCTGGCTAAACCTTCAAAATATTTCCGGTCAGTTTCATTCATAACGGCTGCAGGTAATTTTAATAAAGCAGTGGTAACCGCTTTTAATGCTGCAATGGTGGAGCTCGCGTTATAAGCCATTTTAAACGTTTCAGCGCCGGACCCCGGGTAAAGTATCAGCTGACCGTTTCCGTCCAAAGCTTTATTGCTTAATTTTTTGGCCTGGTATTGATAGTGTTCATCAAAAAAGATCAGTGCTTGTTTAATTAAAGGCAGATAAGCTGTAATGTCTTTACCCGCGTACGACTGGGATTGCAGCATCATCATGCAAAATTCCAGTACAGTGTCCCATTCGTATTCCAGCCAGGCATTGTATTCCACGCCAGGGTCAAAACCAGCAGGGCGTTTCCATCCATATTCGGTAGGATTGGGGAAACCAAAGTTTTCTATCTGCTCATTAAAGTTGGCGCCTGCATGCCCCCAATATGTTTTCGTACGGAGTTCTGCAGTTGCCAATAAACGATTGTAAAAATCAAATTGGGGTGTCATCATATCGATATCACCACTTCTGAGCATTGGCCAGTAAACCAGTCTTTGGTTTTGGGCAGTAAAGGTACCGCCGCCCCAATTGCGGTGATCAGGTGTGCCTTTTATCGAAGTATCAGTCAATACAGGATCTACCGTAAACAAGCCGCCGTTAAACCTGGTAGGATATTTTCCATACGCATTACAACCTAACATATAACGGAATAACTGGTAATTGCGTCCCAACTGCCAGGACTCGCTGTTTGCTTTCGCAGGATCGATTATAATAAAACTTCTCTTCCAATAGTCGTTCCACCAGGCAATTGTTTTACCGGGATTTGCCTTATAGTTCCTGATAATAGCTTTGACTTGGCTATTCCATTCATCAATTGAATTCGCCTGGCTATTATGCAAAAAGATCTGCAGCGATTGTTTTTTTGCAGGCCGCTTACTGACAAGGCTCCAGCTTTTAAATTTCGTATTCAGGTACTGCCCTTCACCCGTAGGGCCTTTGACAAAATTGTTCCCTTTCAATAATCCTCCGCTTGTTAAATCTTCCAGGGGATTGAATAACCGGGTCTTCAACGAGTCCAAACCCTGTTGTTTTACCGTAGCATCAAATACGGTAGGAGATATATTTCGATGGAAGAACAGAATTTCATCATGGTTAAAGGTCACATGATCCGGCTTTGTAATTATCGGAACATGAGAAGCCCATTTCCAGGAATTGGCATTGTTTTCTTTCCCTTTTTGAACCCGGTCGGCGAGCCGCCAGTTTTCATAAACAGCTTCCACCTTGATGGCTTTGTTAGCGGAAACATCAATATGTACAACCGGATTAAATACATCTACCCATATTCGCAACGAAGCCTGTATACCTTGATGGCCGGATTGTATATCAATATAGCCGTTTTTTACAACCAGTTCCTGCCTGAACGCGTCTTTATTAAAGGGGCTGGGTGAAAGCTTCAGTCTTAATCTGCCGCTTTTTAAAAAGGCATTATTTTCATCGAAACTGCCGCTTTGCGAAAAGTATAGCAATAATTCGTTGTTCTCAACCCAAACATTACAGCCAATATCGCCACCACCGACAGGCATCGATTCCCCGGCATTTTTACTCTGGCTTAACCAGGTGATATTATAGGCTTTCGTTAGCGCATTCTGGCCCCATAGACTGGCTGTGCAGCAACACCACATCAACAATAACCAATACCTGTATCCTTTCCTCATTAGTTATTTATTTAACGTCTACCGGTATTTCCCAATCATCTGTTCTGAACGAAGATGCCGGAAATCCTGCTGTATTAAATAGCTCTCCTGTAGAATCATCTTTAAAAGCATAGCGAACGGCCACCGGATTCTTCACCTCTTTAGAGCTTATTTCTACGGCGCCATTTACCAGTTGCGCGGTGGCTGGGTAAAACTTTTGATCTTCACCTGCTATTTCAAATTGCGTAATGGGTTTGCCATAAGAAGTAAGCCCAACCGGTGCATTTTTAAATTTCACAATGGCTTTACCCTCTTTAATCGTCATCGATTCATATAAAGGACCTTCGCTGGCAAAGCCTTTGTATTGGTAAGTTTTAGCCAGCGCCTGCAGCGCAAGCCGCTTGCCAATTTCCTGCTTTTCGCGCGGATGTATAAAGCCGGCATCGCCAATATCCATGGTTACCGCCATACCACTATTAGGTATTTTGTCTAAGGCCTTACGCTGCGCATCTCTGAGGAATGCCGAATTCAATAAAGTATCCCCTTTTTTCTTGCTGCTGTTGTAATCAAAAGGTGCGATCTGTACATAATAAAAAGGAAGATCACCCTGGTTAAACTGGCTTCTCAACATCTGTACAAAATTCGGAAATAGGGTTTCATACTG belongs to Niabella yanshanensis and includes:
- a CDS encoding DUF5703 domain-containing protein gives rise to the protein MRKGYRYWLLLMWCCCTASLWGQNALTKAYNITWLSQSKNAGESMPVGGGDIGCNVWVENNELLLYFSQSGSFDENNAFLKSGRLRLKLSPSPFNKDAFRQELVVKNGYIDIQSGHQGIQASLRIWVDVFNPVVHIDVSANKAIKVEAVYENWRLADRVQKGKENNANSWKWASHVPIITKPDHVTFNHDEILFFHRNISPTVFDATVKQQGLDSLKTRLFNPLEDLTSGGLLKGNNFVKGPTGEGQYLNTKFKSWSLVSKRPAKKQSLQIFLHNSQANSIDEWNSQVKAIIRNYKANPGKTIAWWNDYWKRSFIIIDPAKANSESWQLGRNYQLFRYMLGCNAYGKYPTRFNGGLFTVDPVLTDTSIKGTPDHRNWGGGTFTAQNQRLVYWPMLRSGDIDMMTPQFDFYNRLLATAELRTKTYWGHAGANFNEQIENFGFPNPTEYGWKRPAGFDPGVEYNAWLEYEWDTVLEFCMMMLQSQSYAGKDITAYLPLIKQALIFFDEHYQYQAKKLSNKALDGNGQLILYPGSGAETFKMAYNASSTIAALKAVTTALLKLPAAVMNETDRKYFEGLASRIPPIPFTAFNGKPTIAPAAVWSRVNNVESSQLYPVYPWGLYGVGRPGLDTARNTYWNDSFALKFRSHVGWKQDNIFAARLGLTQEAKRLNSLKLKNSDRRFPTFWGPGFDWVPDHNWGGSGMIGLQEMLMQTVDNRIYLFPAWPKEWDVHFKLHAPQQTTVEATLKDGKMVSLEVSPVERKKDIIVQLQ